The Streptomyces sp. HUAS MG91 sequence TCGTCCACGATCTCGATCGCCTTGGGGGCGCTCACGATCGGGCACTTCGGCGACTCCGGCGCGTTGAGCGCCTCGATGAGGAGCACGGCGCCGACGCGGTCGGCCGCGCGGGCCGCGAGCACCAGGTTCTCCAGCGCGAGCGCGTCCTGCGCCGCCGGGTCCACGCCGTCCATGCGGTTGCCGTAGAGGGCGTTGAGCGCCTTGCAGCCGAGGGACTGCGCGAAGTCGGCCGCGATGTCGATGTTCGCGCGGAACTTGTCGCTCTCCTCGCCGGGGATCGACAGGGCGCCCCGGTCGGGGCCCGGCAGCTGGCCCGCGTAGAAGTTCAGGCCGGTCAGCTGGACGCCGGCCTCCGTGATCGCGGTGCGCAGGGCGTCGAGCTCCGACTGCGCGGGAGTGGGGGCGTCGACCCAGGGCCACCACAGCTCGACCGCGGTGAAGCCCGCCGCGGCGGCGGCCGCGGGACGCTCCAGGAGCGGGAGTTCCGTGAAGAGGATCGACAGGTTGACGTTGAAGCGCTGGTCTGCGAATCCCATGGGGGTCGGCGCTCCCTTCCGTAGTTATTCCGTATTGCGGAAGTTCGTTTCTGCTTGATGGAAGACTGCCTGCGGGGTGCGGTGGCTGTCAAGAGGGGCTGCCGGAAAAACCGCCGACGGCGTTAGGTTGAGCGCGTGCGATTGAGAGTGGAGTTCACGACCGAGCCCTTCGACCTCGACGAGGCGCCGCCGCACGCGGTGGTCGCCCGGGACGTCCTGGAGGGGGCCGACCTGGACGCGGTGGACGTCGGCCCGTTCGGCAACACCGCCGAGGGGGAGTCCGACGGCGTGCTGACCGCCGTCGACGCGCTGCTGCGCAAGGCGCTCGCCGCCGGGGCCACCCGGGTCTCGCTCCAGGTGAATGTGATCGGCGACGAGCCCGGGGAGGGCGATAAGTGACCGGTCCCGCTGACGATGCCGCCGACCCCTTCGTCCGGGCGGTCAAGCCGCTCGTCGACGCCATGGGGGGCGAGATGATGCCGCCGCAGGCGGCAGGCAAGGACGACGTCGTGCTGAGCTGGGAGGGCGTGGACGTGCTGGCCGTCCGGCTGCCCCAGCTGGCCGACTCCCTCGATCACATCCTGGCCGCCATGGAACGCAAGCGGGGCAGGCCGCTGGCCGACCTCGACCGCAAGGAGAAGCAGGAGGTCGTGCGCGTGCTCGAGGCGCGCGGCGCGTTCTCCGTGCGGCACGGGGTGGAGACCGTGGCCGGCGCCCTCGGTGTCTCGCGCTTCACCGTGTACAACTACCTCAATCGCGAGAAGGCCACCTGACCTGCACGGATTCTCCGCTTCCCGAACCGCCGTCCGACTATCGGACGGCGGTTTTTGTAACTCCAAGTTTTCAACAAAGTGTTGACGCGGTGTTTCCGAGGGCGTTAGCTATCCGCAGCCCGTCCAGCACAAGGCCACGGAGGCATCCCGTGACTTCAGGTACCACGCCGGGACTGACCCGGTTCAACGCCTCGGACGAGAGCGCGGCCCAGGCCGAGCTCCACGAGGTGTGTGCTTCATCGGCGTGGGGGAGCAAGCTGCTCGCCCAGCGTCCCTTCGCCACCGTAGAGGCCCTCTTCGAGGCCAGCGACGCCGCGACGGCCGAGCTGACCGCCGACGACCTCGCCGAGGCGATGGCGGGGCACCCGCCGATCGGCCGCCCGAAGCCCGGCGACCCGACCTCCTCGCGCGAGCAGCGCGGCATGGCCGGGGCCTCCGAGGAGCTCAAGGCGGAGATGCTCGAACTGAACCTGGCCTACCAGGACCGGTTCGGACATGTCTTCCTCATCTGCGCCACCGGAGCCACCGGCGAGCAGATGCTCGAGGCGCTCAAGGCGCGCATCGCGAACACGCCCGACCAGGAGCGGGCGATCGTCCGCACCGAACTGGGCAAGATCAACCGCATCCGCCTCACCCGCCTCGCAGAAGAAGGGGACAACACCTGATGAGCACCGAGACCACGGCGTCGGTGTCCACGCACATCCTGGACACCAGCATCGGACGCCCCGCCGAGGGCGT is a genomic window containing:
- a CDS encoding TIM barrel protein; translated protein: MGFADQRFNVNLSILFTELPLLERPAAAAAAGFTAVELWWPWVDAPTPAQSELDALRTAITEAGVQLTGLNFYAGQLPGPDRGALSIPGEESDKFRANIDIAADFAQSLGCKALNALYGNRMDGVDPAAQDALALENLVLAARAADRVGAVLLIEALNAPESPKCPIVSAPKAIEIVDEVNAATGLGNAKFLMDLYHLSMNGEDLPQVIGAYADKTAHVQIADNPGRGAPGTGSLPLEELLDQLKKAGYEGYVGLEYKPGDRPSAEAFDWLPREHRAA
- a CDS encoding helix-turn-helix domain-containing protein, with product MGGEMMPPQAAGKDDVVLSWEGVDVLAVRLPQLADSLDHILAAMERKRGRPLADLDRKEKQEVVRVLEARGAFSVRHGVETVAGALGVSRFTVYNYLNREKAT
- the uraD gene encoding 2-oxo-4-hydroxy-4-carboxy-5-ureidoimidazoline decarboxylase, encoding MTSGTTPGLTRFNASDESAAQAELHEVCASSAWGSKLLAQRPFATVEALFEASDAATAELTADDLAEAMAGHPPIGRPKPGDPTSSREQRGMAGASEELKAEMLELNLAYQDRFGHVFLICATGATGEQMLEALKARIANTPDQERAIVRTELGKINRIRLTRLAEEGDNT